A single region of the Corallococcus caeni genome encodes:
- a CDS encoding lipocalin-like domain-containing protein produces MGRGLVIGVVLVLAALGVAVGVVLRDTEDTGPANAGGMTVASAMGGNGSMEGYARAMEPRPFHFPEDHGPHPDFRTEWWYWTGNLETQDGRAFGYQFTLFRSALSPEKPRRESGWGTRQVFMGHFTLTDVSAGRFHVTERFSRAAQGLAGADGAPFHVWLQDWDVRSEGTGGTWPMHLRAQGDGVTLELTLDEGKPPVLQGDKGLSQKGPGRGNASYYYSMPRMPSRGTVSVDGQTVQVRGESWMDREWSTSALSGDQVGWDWFALQLSDGSELMLYQLRKKDGTKDPFSAGTYVPATGEAVHLSAEDMKLERRGTWKSPRGGEYPAGWRVQVPKVSLELTVTPKLPDQELPVLVRYWEGAVSVDGTREGQPVQGRGYLEMTGYADVPRDEQTVRSRTP; encoded by the coding sequence ATGGGGCGGGGACTCGTCATCGGGGTGGTGCTGGTGCTCGCCGCGCTGGGCGTGGCGGTGGGCGTGGTGTTGCGGGACACGGAGGACACCGGACCCGCGAACGCGGGTGGCATGACGGTCGCGTCCGCGATGGGCGGCAACGGAAGCATGGAGGGCTACGCGCGCGCGATGGAGCCCCGGCCCTTCCACTTCCCGGAGGACCACGGCCCCCACCCCGACTTCCGCACCGAGTGGTGGTACTGGACGGGCAACCTGGAGACGCAGGACGGACGCGCCTTCGGCTACCAGTTCACGCTGTTCCGCAGCGCCTTGTCGCCAGAGAAGCCGCGGCGGGAGTCCGGCTGGGGCACGCGGCAGGTGTTCATGGGGCACTTCACGCTGACGGACGTGAGCGCCGGGCGGTTCCACGTCACCGAGCGCTTCAGCCGCGCGGCGCAGGGACTGGCGGGCGCGGACGGAGCGCCCTTCCATGTCTGGCTTCAGGACTGGGACGTGCGCAGCGAGGGCACGGGCGGCACGTGGCCCATGCACCTGCGCGCGCAGGGCGACGGCGTGACGCTGGAGCTGACGCTGGACGAGGGAAAGCCGCCGGTGCTCCAGGGTGACAAGGGATTGAGCCAGAAGGGGCCGGGGCGGGGCAACGCGTCCTATTACTACTCGATGCCACGCATGCCTTCGCGGGGCACGGTGTCGGTGGACGGTCAGACGGTGCAGGTGCGGGGCGAGAGCTGGATGGACCGCGAGTGGAGCACCAGCGCGCTGAGCGGGGACCAGGTGGGCTGGGACTGGTTCGCGCTCCAGCTCTCCGACGGCAGCGAGCTGATGCTCTACCAGCTGCGCAAGAAGGACGGGACGAAGGATCCGTTCAGCGCGGGCACGTACGTCCCCGCGACCGGGGAGGCCGTGCACCTGTCCGCGGAGGACATGAAGCTGGAGCGGCGCGGCACCTGGAAGAGCCCGCGCGGCGGCGAGTACCCGGCGGGCTGGCGCGTCCAGGTCCCGAAGGTGTCCCTGGAGCTGACCGTGACGCCGAAGCTCCCGGACCAGGAGCTGCCGGTGCTGGTGCGCTACTGGGAGGGCGCGGTGTCCGTGGACGGCACGCGCGAGGGCCAGCCCGTACAGGGGCGCGGCTACCTGGAGATGACCGGGTACGCGGACGTGCCCCGGGACGAGCAGACGGTCCGCAGCCGCACGCCGTGA
- the glpK gene encoding glycerol kinase GlpK, which produces MAKAKYVLALDQGTTGTHVSILDTRLQVVGRSYKELPQHFPKPSWVEHDLIDIWNTSEWCIARALKDAGLTGRDIAVVGITNQRETTGLWDRETAEPLARAIVWQDRRTADICQRLKAQGVEPRVREVTGLVLDPYFSGTKLTWFFNHLKGAKKRAERGDVCFGTMDSWLVFKLTGGAAHVTDVSNASRTLLMDLRSLNWDDELCSLLGVPRACLPEIRGNAEVYGTTRGMRSLPDGILVAGMAGDQQAALFGQACFNPGESKCTYGTGAFLLMNTGTQPVRSTAGLLTTVAWKLGNTTHYALEGSSFIAGAAVQWLRDGLKVIKKAPDVEALAASVKDSGDVVFVPALAGLGAPHWRPEARGLFAGIDRSTTVAHLARATLEGVALQIHDLAEAMRRDSGRDIPVFKADGGAAANNLLMQYQADLLGVPVVRPRNLETTALGAAFLGGLGAGVWTSPDAIRRAWKADRTFKPKMKPEVRARHLEKWKRAVARA; this is translated from the coding sequence ATGGCGAAGGCGAAATACGTCCTGGCCCTGGACCAGGGCACCACGGGGACCCACGTCTCCATCCTCGACACCCGGTTGCAGGTGGTGGGCCGCTCCTACAAGGAGCTGCCCCAGCACTTCCCCAAGCCGTCGTGGGTGGAGCACGACCTGATCGACATCTGGAACACCAGCGAGTGGTGCATCGCGCGCGCCCTCAAGGACGCCGGCCTCACCGGCCGCGACATCGCCGTGGTGGGCATCACCAACCAGCGTGAGACGACGGGCCTCTGGGACCGTGAAACCGCGGAGCCCCTGGCCCGCGCCATCGTCTGGCAGGACCGCCGCACCGCGGACATCTGTCAGCGGCTCAAGGCGCAAGGGGTGGAGCCCCGCGTGCGTGAGGTCACGGGCCTGGTGCTGGACCCCTACTTCTCCGGCACCAAGCTCACCTGGTTCTTCAACCACCTGAAGGGCGCCAAGAAGCGCGCCGAGCGCGGCGACGTGTGCTTCGGCACCATGGACTCCTGGCTCGTCTTCAAGCTCACCGGCGGCGCCGCCCACGTCACGGACGTGTCCAACGCCAGCCGCACGCTGCTCATGGACCTGCGCTCGCTCAACTGGGACGACGAGCTGTGCTCGCTCCTGGGCGTGCCCCGCGCGTGCCTGCCGGAGATTCGCGGCAACGCGGAGGTGTACGGCACCACGCGCGGCATGCGCAGCCTGCCGGACGGCATCCTCGTCGCGGGCATGGCGGGGGACCAGCAGGCGGCCCTCTTCGGGCAGGCGTGCTTCAACCCCGGTGAATCCAAGTGCACCTACGGCACCGGCGCCTTCCTCCTCATGAACACCGGCACCCAGCCGGTGCGCTCCACCGCGGGGCTGCTCACCACCGTGGCGTGGAAGCTGGGCAACACCACGCACTACGCGCTGGAGGGCAGCTCCTTCATCGCGGGCGCCGCCGTGCAGTGGCTGCGCGACGGCCTCAAGGTCATCAAGAAGGCCCCGGACGTGGAGGCGCTGGCCGCCAGCGTGAAGGACTCCGGCGACGTCGTCTTCGTCCCGGCGCTCGCGGGCCTGGGCGCGCCGCACTGGCGCCCGGAGGCGCGCGGCCTGTTCGCCGGCATCGACCGCTCCACCACCGTGGCGCACCTGGCCCGCGCGACGCTGGAGGGCGTGGCCCTCCAAATCCACGACCTGGCGGAGGCCATGCGCCGCGACAGCGGGCGGGACATCCCCGTCTTCAAGGCGGACGGCGGCGCGGCGGCCAACAACCTGCTCATGCAGTACCAGGCGGACCTGCTGGGAGTGCCGGTGGTCCGCCCGCGAAATCTTGAGACCACGGCCCTGGGCGCGGCCTTCCTGGGCGGCCTGGGCGCGGGCGTGTGGACCAGCCCGGACGCCATCCGCCGCGCGTGGAAGGCGGACCGGACCTTCAAGCCGAAGATGAAGCCCGAGGTCCGCGCGCGCCACCTGGAAAAGTGGAAGCGGGCGGTTGCGCGAGCGTGA
- a CDS encoding TetR/AcrR family transcriptional regulator — protein MKAKHAQNPPVEDAKGGALRADARRNRERLLAAAHAVFSERGADASLADVAKQAEVGIGTLYRHFESREALLAATCDEQLLTLAKKSRERSESLPPLDALRVFLTELVHSAGMYKGLAASLGIVLKNHTVGCDATTAEGQRLLEAAQRAGEVRSDILLDDVVCMAMAISLAAAENASDPKRVPRLTGMFFDGLRCRPEPRGARHR, from the coding sequence GTGAAGGCGAAGCACGCCCAGAATCCGCCGGTGGAGGACGCGAAGGGCGGAGCCTTGCGCGCGGACGCGCGGCGCAACCGGGAGCGGCTGCTCGCGGCGGCGCATGCCGTGTTCTCCGAGCGTGGCGCGGACGCGTCACTCGCCGACGTCGCGAAGCAGGCGGAGGTCGGCATTGGCACGCTCTACCGGCACTTCGAGTCGCGGGAGGCGCTGCTCGCGGCGACGTGCGACGAGCAGCTCCTGACGCTCGCGAAGAAGAGCCGTGAACGCTCGGAGTCCCTGCCCCCGCTCGATGCGCTGCGCGTCTTCCTCACGGAGCTCGTGCACAGCGCGGGCATGTACAAGGGGCTCGCGGCGTCGCTGGGCATCGTCCTGAAGAACCACACCGTGGGCTGTGACGCGACGACGGCCGAGGGCCAACGCCTGCTGGAGGCCGCCCAGCGCGCGGGCGAGGTGCGAAGCGACATCCTCCTGGATGACGTGGTGTGCATGGCCATGGCCATCTCGCTCGCGGCCGCGGAGAACGCCTCGGACCCCAAGCGCGTCCCCCGCCTCACCGGGATGTTCTTCGACGGGCTGCGCTGCCGCCCCGAGCCGCGCGGCGCGCGGCACCGGTGA
- a CDS encoding ABC transporter permease, with protein MRTLLARSSLRHLGGHPWLTALSLLGIAMGVAVVVSIDLASGSALRAFEQSTDVVAGRATHQLIGGTSGLPEGVYTALKLRPDAPDAAPVVQGFVQVEGGNHRTLTLLGLDPFAEGPFRDFSTGGAVGDVGALLTQPGTVVMGAKTARALGVKAGDTLPVMVTGLRRELRVSALLTPAQETTERALESLLIADISTAQEVLGMEGRLTRVDLRLKGGEAQAATLRAALPPGAELVQTSGRAGTVEQMTRAFRTNLTALSLLALVVGMFLIYNTMTFSVVQRRGMLGRLRAVGVTRGELFALVLGEALMLGIVGTAAGLLLGILMASGLVGLITRTINDLYFVVNVRRLSLEPFTLIKGLSLGLGATVLAALVPAWEAARAAPVTALRRSTVEDVSRNRAPRLAVLGLSILAVAAAVLAWPTQALLPAYAGLFAVLLGSALLVPWVTEKLTVASARPLGALFGPLGRMAARGVTASLSRTAVALAALMVAVATTVGVGLMVSSFRGTVAAWLESALQADVFVSPPSLVARRGDSSLVPGLAEKLRSTPGVEASGSIRVIHVRINDVDTDLLAVDFAKGHERTYRFKEGRAEDVWRQLEASPDALIVSEPFAFHRDVHAGDTLRVATDKGPHDFRVAGVYFDYGSDVGTVLMPRATYEHWYEDRGVSGLSLFAAPGQDVDELVAKVRDRAGGEQALNVRANRALRQASMEVFDRTFTITQVLRLLAIGVAFVGVLSALMSLQLERAREFAVLRATGLTPGQLWGMVSLQTGLLGLLAGLFSIPLGLALAYVLVHVINQRSFGWTLQLVVAPGVVLQALVLALVAAALAGLYPAWRMARANPAMALREE; from the coding sequence ATGAGGACGCTGCTCGCGCGCTCCAGCCTGCGGCACCTGGGCGGACACCCGTGGCTCACGGCGCTGTCGCTCCTGGGCATCGCGATGGGCGTGGCCGTGGTGGTGTCCATCGACCTGGCGAGCGGCAGCGCGCTGCGCGCCTTCGAGCAATCCACGGACGTCGTCGCGGGCCGCGCCACGCATCAGCTCATCGGCGGTACGTCCGGCCTGCCGGAGGGCGTCTACACGGCGCTGAAGCTGCGGCCGGACGCGCCCGACGCGGCTCCCGTGGTGCAGGGCTTCGTGCAGGTGGAGGGCGGCAACCACCGCACGCTCACGCTGCTGGGGTTGGATCCGTTCGCGGAAGGACCCTTCCGGGACTTCTCCACCGGGGGCGCGGTGGGCGACGTGGGCGCGCTGCTCACCCAACCCGGCACGGTGGTGATGGGCGCGAAGACGGCGCGGGCCCTGGGCGTGAAGGCCGGGGACACGCTGCCGGTGATGGTGACGGGGCTGCGGCGGGAGCTGCGCGTGTCGGCCCTGCTGACGCCGGCGCAGGAGACGACGGAGCGCGCGCTGGAGTCGCTGCTCATCGCGGACATCTCCACCGCGCAGGAGGTGCTGGGGATGGAGGGCCGGCTGACGCGCGTGGACCTGCGCTTGAAGGGCGGAGAGGCGCAGGCCGCGACGCTCAGGGCCGCGCTGCCGCCGGGCGCGGAGCTGGTGCAGACCTCCGGACGCGCGGGCACGGTGGAGCAGATGACGCGGGCGTTCCGCACCAACCTCACCGCGCTGTCGCTGCTGGCGCTCGTGGTGGGGATGTTCCTCATCTACAACACGATGACGTTCTCCGTGGTGCAGCGGCGCGGGATGCTGGGCCGGCTGCGCGCGGTGGGCGTGACGCGCGGCGAACTGTTCGCGCTGGTGCTGGGGGAGGCCCTGATGCTGGGCATCGTGGGCACCGCGGCGGGGCTGCTCCTGGGCATCCTGATGGCCAGCGGCCTGGTGGGCCTCATCACCCGCACCATCAATGACCTGTACTTCGTGGTGAACGTGCGGCGTCTGTCATTGGAGCCGTTCACGCTCATCAAGGGCCTGAGCCTGGGCCTGGGCGCGACGGTGCTCGCGGCGCTGGTGCCCGCATGGGAGGCAGCGAGGGCGGCCCCGGTGACGGCGCTGCGGCGCTCGACGGTGGAGGACGTGTCGCGCAACCGGGCGCCCCGGCTGGCGGTGCTGGGGTTGAGCATCCTGGCCGTCGCGGCGGCGGTGCTCGCGTGGCCCACGCAGGCCCTGCTGCCCGCGTACGCGGGGCTCTTTGCTGTACTGCTGGGCAGCGCGCTGCTGGTGCCCTGGGTGACGGAGAAGCTGACGGTGGCGTCGGCACGGCCCCTGGGCGCGCTGTTCGGTCCGCTGGGACGCATGGCGGCGCGCGGCGTGACGGCGAGCCTGTCGCGCACGGCGGTGGCGCTGGCGGCGCTGATGGTCGCGGTGGCGACGACGGTGGGCGTGGGCCTGATGGTGTCCAGCTTCCGGGGCACGGTGGCCGCGTGGCTGGAGTCCGCGTTGCAAGCGGACGTGTTCGTGTCACCGCCGTCGCTGGTGGCGCGGCGCGGGGACTCCTCGCTGGTGCCGGGGCTCGCGGAGAAGCTGCGGTCCACCCCGGGCGTCGAGGCGAGCGGCTCCATCCGGGTCATCCACGTGCGTATCAACGACGTGGACACGGACCTGCTGGCGGTGGACTTCGCGAAGGGACATGAGCGGACGTACCGCTTCAAGGAAGGGCGCGCGGAGGACGTGTGGCGGCAGCTGGAGGCGTCACCCGATGCGCTCATCGTGTCGGAGCCCTTCGCGTTCCACCGGGACGTGCACGCGGGCGACACGCTGCGCGTCGCGACGGACAAGGGACCGCACGACTTCCGCGTGGCGGGCGTGTACTTCGACTATGGCTCGGACGTGGGCACGGTGCTGATGCCGCGCGCCACGTATGAGCACTGGTACGAGGACCGGGGCGTGTCCGGCCTGTCCCTCTTCGCCGCGCCCGGACAGGACGTGGACGAACTGGTCGCCAAGGTGCGGGACCGTGCGGGCGGTGAGCAGGCCTTGAACGTGCGCGCGAACCGGGCGCTGCGGCAGGCCTCCATGGAGGTGTTCGACCGCACCTTCACCATCACGCAGGTGCTGCGGCTGCTTGCGATTGGCGTCGCGTTCGTGGGCGTGCTGAGCGCGCTGATGTCGTTGCAACTGGAGCGGGCGCGCGAGTTCGCGGTGCTGCGCGCGACGGGGCTCACGCCGGGACAGCTGTGGGGCATGGTGTCCTTGCAGACGGGCCTGCTGGGTTTGCTCGCGGGGTTGTTCTCCATCCCGCTGGGCCTGGCGTTGGCGTACGTGCTGGTGCACGTCATCAACCAGCGCTCGTTCGGGTGGACGTTGCAGCTGGTGGTGGCGCCCGGTGTGGTGTTGCAGGCGCTGGTGCTGGCATTGGTGGCGGCGGCGCTGGCGGGGCTGTACCCGGCGTGGCGCATGGCGCGGGCGAACCCGGCCATGGCGCTGCGGGAGGAGTGA
- a CDS encoding DUF6194 family protein codes for MTGAISLEALAAYIRDAFKDVHMDARTPDVFFFAGDERQHPFATIVTRDTELDHHSKLDRPGVFRLNLCVGKDSFQKLFPEPHPNVDFTAQDVLLPHPVHARMFWLSVLNPSHETFYVLRPYLREAYDLQIGRGARG; via the coding sequence ATGACGGGAGCCATCAGCCTGGAAGCCTTGGCGGCGTACATCCGGGACGCGTTCAAGGACGTGCACATGGATGCGCGGACGCCGGACGTCTTCTTCTTCGCGGGAGACGAGCGGCAGCACCCCTTCGCCACCATCGTCACGCGGGACACCGAGCTCGACCACCACTCGAAGCTGGACCGCCCGGGCGTGTTCCGGCTGAACCTGTGCGTGGGGAAGGACAGCTTCCAGAAGCTGTTCCCCGAGCCCCACCCGAACGTCGACTTCACGGCCCAGGACGTGCTCCTGCCGCACCCGGTCCATGCGCGGATGTTCTGGCTGAGCGTCCTCAATCCCAGCCACGAGACGTTCTACGTGCTGCGCCCGTACCTGCGCGAGGCCTACGACCTCCAGATAGGCCGGGGCGCCCGGGGCTGA
- a CDS encoding ABC transporter ATP-binding protein, producing MPSSPPDSRPLVELRAVTKSYAEGDSVREVLSGTSLALHRGEFVVLLGRSGSGKSTLLNLISGIDQATHGEILVEGRDLGRLPERDRTLLRRERIGFIFQAFNLLPTLTVEENVRLPLELLGRSSAEASARARELLGRVGLGARANSFPDRLSGGEQQRVAVARALAHAPPLLLADEPTGNLDEETGGQVLDLLEGLTRQGNACALIVTHEPAMAARADRVLTLEHGRLVDRPGGRGRGTTS from the coding sequence ATGCCTTCCTCTCCTCCTGATTCGCGGCCCCTCGTCGAACTGCGCGCCGTCACCAAGTCCTACGCGGAAGGCGATTCCGTGCGCGAGGTGCTCTCCGGCACGTCGCTCGCCCTGCACCGGGGCGAGTTCGTGGTGCTGCTGGGCCGCAGCGGCTCCGGCAAGTCCACGCTGCTCAACCTCATCAGCGGCATCGACCAGGCGACGCACGGCGAGATCCTGGTGGAGGGCCGCGACCTGGGGCGCCTCCCGGAGCGCGACCGCACGCTGCTGCGCCGCGAGCGCATCGGCTTCATCTTCCAGGCCTTCAACCTGCTGCCCACGCTGACGGTGGAGGAGAACGTGCGGCTGCCGCTGGAGCTGCTCGGCCGCTCCAGCGCGGAGGCCAGCGCGCGGGCGCGGGAGCTGCTGGGACGTGTGGGGTTGGGTGCCCGCGCGAACAGCTTCCCGGACCGCCTGTCCGGCGGCGAGCAGCAACGCGTGGCGGTGGCACGAGCGCTGGCCCACGCCCCGCCGCTGCTCCTGGCGGACGAGCCCACGGGCAACCTGGACGAGGAGACGGGCGGACAGGTGCTGGACCTGCTGGAGGGGCTCACGCGGCAGGGCAACGCCTGCGCGCTCATCGTCACGCACGAGCCCGCGATGGCGGCGCGCGCGGACCGCGTGCTGACCCTGGAGCATGGACGGCTGGTGGACCGCCCCGGCGGGCGCGGCCGGGGGACGACGTCATGA
- a CDS encoding SDR family NAD(P)-dependent oxidoreductase, giving the protein MNVLVTGATGLIGNAIAQRLVKQGASVRALVRDPARAAKLLPVSVQLVPGDVTSPGTLPAAMQDVELVFHAAGMPEQWQRDASIFDRVNRQGSVNVLSAAHAAKVRRVVYTSTMDVFAAPRGGELTEAHIDPHPKPTAYERSKQDAERAVEAIRQQGLDVVFVNPAAVYGPSPVHVGLNSFFIQLLNKKAPLLPPGGMSVVYVDGCTDVHLAAAERGVNGERYLVSDQYVSNADLALAISQAAGTGKPPAVAPVFLMEALARVSAPLARVFPFTPLVAPGQLSFMRWEAHVNAAKAQRELAFRPTPLTDGVARTVAFLREEGLVPKA; this is encoded by the coding sequence ATGAACGTCCTCGTCACCGGGGCCACCGGCCTCATCGGCAACGCCATCGCGCAGCGGCTCGTGAAGCAGGGCGCCTCCGTGCGCGCGCTCGTGCGCGACCCGGCCCGCGCCGCGAAGCTGCTCCCTGTTTCCGTGCAGCTTGTTCCCGGTGACGTCACGTCCCCCGGCACCCTGCCCGCCGCGATGCAGGACGTGGAGCTGGTCTTCCACGCCGCGGGCATGCCGGAGCAGTGGCAGCGGGACGCGTCCATCTTCGACCGCGTGAACCGCCAGGGCAGCGTCAACGTCCTGTCCGCCGCGCACGCCGCGAAGGTGCGCCGCGTGGTCTACACGTCCACCATGGACGTCTTCGCCGCGCCCCGGGGCGGCGAGCTGACCGAAGCCCACATCGACCCGCACCCCAAGCCCACCGCCTACGAACGCTCCAAGCAGGACGCCGAGCGCGCCGTGGAGGCCATCCGCCAGCAGGGCCTGGACGTCGTCTTCGTCAACCCGGCCGCCGTCTACGGCCCCAGCCCCGTGCACGTGGGGCTCAACTCCTTCTTCATCCAGCTGCTCAACAAGAAGGCCCCGCTGCTCCCGCCGGGCGGCATGTCCGTGGTCTACGTGGACGGCTGCACCGACGTGCACCTCGCCGCCGCCGAGCGCGGCGTCAACGGCGAGCGCTACCTCGTCTCCGACCAGTACGTGAGCAACGCGGACCTCGCGCTCGCCATCAGCCAGGCCGCCGGCACAGGCAAGCCGCCCGCCGTCGCGCCCGTCTTCCTCATGGAGGCCCTGGCCCGCGTGTCCGCGCCGCTCGCGCGCGTATTCCCCTTCACGCCGCTCGTCGCGCCCGGCCAGCTGTCCTTCATGCGCTGGGAGGCCCACGTGAACGCGGCCAAGGCCCAGCGCGAGCTGGCCTTCCGCCCCACCCCGCTCACCGACGGCGTGGCCCGCACGGTGGCCTTCCTGCGTGAAGAGGGGCTCGTACCGAAGGCCTGA
- a CDS encoding 4a-hydroxytetrahydrobiopterin dehydratase → MAYDRTLLSPDALQTFLAQHPAWKHEGGMIRRTYEAPSFLDGIAFVERVAKAAEAADHHPDIDIRWRKVTLALVTHDAGGLTARDTSLAAEADRLFSEGAAVR, encoded by the coding sequence ATGGCCTACGACCGCACGTTGCTCTCCCCGGATGCGCTCCAGACCTTCCTCGCCCAGCACCCCGCCTGGAAGCACGAGGGCGGGATGATCCGCCGCACCTATGAAGCGCCCTCGTTCCTGGACGGCATCGCCTTCGTGGAGCGCGTGGCGAAGGCAGCGGAGGCCGCGGACCACCACCCGGACATCGACATCCGGTGGCGCAAGGTGACGCTGGCGCTGGTCACGCACGACGCGGGCGGCCTCACGGCCCGCGACACCTCCCTGGCCGCGGAGGCGGACCGCCTCTTCAGCGAAGGGGCCGCGGTCCGGTGA
- a CDS encoding NmrA/HSCARG family protein, translating to MTTKRETVLVLGATGQQGGATARALLKDGWRVRALVRDPSTAKARELEAAGVELVRGDMGDRASLDRAVAGAYGVFSIQPASPQVNHGFTDEDEVRFGLSIADAAKAAGVQHFVYTSVLGLRPGSGVGHFESKWRIEEHVRASGLRATIVRPGTFFELLLVPDFGLSPRGFQFFMRPDQPMQFIAAEDIGVLTARVFADPRTYVGATLEMAGDSLTGDQLAEKISRATRTSLSYARFPPEVLEAVPMLRKLVKMIDAGGLDGSADIPALRRLAPGLLTFDAWLERGGAAALRERLAA from the coding sequence ATGACGACGAAGCGCGAGACCGTGTTGGTGCTGGGCGCGACAGGACAGCAGGGAGGCGCGACGGCGCGGGCGCTGTTGAAGGATGGCTGGCGGGTCCGCGCGCTCGTGCGCGATCCGTCGACCGCGAAGGCCCGGGAGCTTGAAGCGGCGGGCGTGGAACTGGTGCGCGGGGACATGGGGGACCGCGCGTCGCTCGACCGGGCGGTCGCGGGGGCGTACGGCGTCTTCAGCATCCAGCCGGCCTCGCCACAGGTGAACCATGGCTTCACGGACGAGGACGAGGTCCGTTTCGGCCTCTCCATCGCGGACGCGGCGAAGGCCGCGGGCGTGCAGCACTTCGTCTACACGTCCGTGCTGGGGCTGCGTCCTGGCTCGGGCGTGGGCCACTTCGAGAGCAAGTGGCGCATCGAGGAGCACGTCCGGGCGAGCGGCCTGCGCGCGACCATCGTGCGGCCGGGGACCTTCTTCGAGCTGTTGCTGGTGCCGGACTTCGGCCTGAGCCCGCGCGGGTTCCAGTTCTTCATGCGTCCGGACCAGCCCATGCAGTTCATCGCGGCGGAGGACATCGGCGTGCTGACCGCGCGCGTGTTCGCGGATCCGCGCACCTACGTGGGGGCCACGCTGGAGATGGCGGGGGACTCGCTCACCGGCGACCAGCTCGCGGAGAAGATCAGCCGGGCCACCCGGACGTCCCTCTCCTACGCCCGGTTCCCGCCGGAGGTGCTGGAGGCGGTCCCGATGCTGCGCAAGCTGGTGAAGATGATTGATGCGGGGGGGTTGGACGGGAGCGCGGACATCCCGGCGCTGCGGCGGCTGGCCCCGGGCCTGCTCACGTTCGACGCCTGGCTGGAGCGCGGGGGTGCCGCGGCGCTCCGGGAGCGCCTCGCGGCCTGA